In Myxocyprinus asiaticus isolate MX2 ecotype Aquarium Trade chromosome 3, UBuf_Myxa_2, whole genome shotgun sequence, the following proteins share a genomic window:
- the LOC127425391 gene encoding metal cation symporter ZIP14 isoform X2 produces MTLRQSNGCRKLTLTLCLTLTLGLLQWPVRDVSGQDGLSPAQVLQELLTRYGDNTTISVPQLRSLLVRLNEGQSEDHNIQTQPTKTNASKCLAAETLAVYGMSEQSQIDGRGLQDICPTMIQQLDSQACKTQQDQESEASPRPSYAEVWGYAILSVTLVSAFALTAVFVVPLMRTRFMRRTLIFFIALSIGTLFSTAILQLLPEAFGFDPMEDYYVSKSAVVFGGFYLFFFTEKILKMVLKPKDREGHGHSHIPAEHYANSNGDLEDGMMEKLQNGEAGGPALPRAEGDARGVGEDDKMLSTGPTVQDSQSSGGAGTGGCYWLKGRAYSDIGTLAWMITLSDGLHNFIDGLAIGASFTASVFQGISTSVAILCEEFPHELGDFVILLNAGMSIQQALFFNFLSACCCYLGMSFGILAGNRFSPNWIFALAGGMFLYIALADMFPEMNEVSREEEEAGGSGSLLTFAIQNAGLLTGFAIMLLLTIYSGQIQLG; encoded by the exons ATGACACTGAGACAATCCAATGGCTGCAGAAAGCTGACCTTGACCCTTTGCCTGACCCTGACTCTGGGCCTGCTGCAGTGGCCAGTAAGAGATGTTAGTGGTCAGGATGGACTATCTCCTGCTCAAGTCCTTCAGGAACTGCTGACACGCTATGGCGACAACACTACCATCTCTGTTCCCCAGCTTCGATCACTCTTAGTGCGGTTAAATGAAGGACAAAGTGAAGACCACAACATACAAACACAGCCCACAAAAACCAATGCATCCAAG TGCTTGGCAGCAGAAACTCTGGCAGTGTATGGGATGAGTGAGCAGTCCCAAATAGATGGACGAGGCCTACAGGACATCTGCCCCACCATGATACAGCAGCTGGACTCACAAGCATGCAAGACCCAACAGGACCAAGAGTCTGAGGCCAGTCCCAGACCCTCCTATGCAGAGG TGTGGGGTTATGCAATTCTGAGTGTGACTCTGGTTAGTGCGTTCGCTTTGACTGCTGTATTTGTGGTGCCCCTGATGAGGACTCGGTTCATGCGCAGAACACTCATCTTTTTCATCGCTCTGTCCATCGGAACGTTGTTCTCCACTGCCATCCTGCAGCTTCTACCAGAG GCGTTTGGATTTGATCCCATGGAGGATTATTATGTGTCCAAGTCTGCTGTTGTGTTTGGAGGATTCTACCTGTTCTTCTTTACAGAGAAAATCCTGAAGATGGTCTTGAAACCAAAGGACAGG GAAGGCCATGGCCACAGTCACATCCCTGCAGAGCACTATGCCAACTCTAATGGTGACTTGGAGGATGGCATGATGGAAAAGCTGCAGAATGGAGAGGCTGGAGGACCGGCCTTACCCAGAGCAGAAGGAGACGCTAGAGGGGTCGGAGAAGATGACAAAATGCTAAGCACAGGACCTACAGTACAG GACTCTCAGAGTTCAGGTGGTGCTGGAACAGGTGGATGCTATTGGCTGAAGGGCCGGGCATACTCTGATATCGGTACTCTGGCATGGATGATTACTCTGAGCGATGGTCTCCATAATTTCATAGATGGCCTGGCTATCGGGGCCTCCTTTACTGCCTCTGTGTTTCAGGGCATCAGTACGTCAGTGGCAATTCTGTGTGAGGAGTTTCCACATGAGTTGG GTGATTTTGTAATCCTGCTAAATGCTGGCATGAGCATCCAGCAGGCTCTGTTCTTTAACTTCCTGTCGGCGTGCTGCTGCTATCTGGGCATGAGCTTTGGCATCCTGGCTGGAAACCGCTTCTCTCCTAACTGGATCTTTGCTCTAGCTGGGGGCATGTTTCTCTATATAGCACTGGCTGATATG TTCCCAGAGATGAACGAGGTCAGTCGTGAGGAAGAGGAGGCAGGAGGAAGTGGCTCTCTTCTCACTTTCGCCATCCAAAACGCAGGGCTGCTCACGGGGTTCGCCATCATGCTTTTACTCACCATCTACTCAGGACAGATACAGCTTGGATAG
- the LOC127425391 gene encoding metal cation symporter ZIP14 isoform X1, producing MTLRQSNGCRKLTLTLCLTLTLGLLQWPVRDVSGQDGLSPAQVLQELLTRYGDNTTISVPQLRSLLVRLNEGQSEDHNIQTQPTKTNASKCLAAETLAVYGMSEQSQIDGRGLQDICPTMIQQLDSQACKTQQDQESEASPRPSYAEVWGYGFLCVTVISLCSLVGASVVPFMRKTFYKRLLLYFIALAIGTLYSNALFQLIPEAFGFDPMEDYYVSKSAVVFGGFYLFFFTEKILKMVLKPKDREGHGHSHIPAEHYANSNGDLEDGMMEKLQNGEAGGPALPRAEGDARGVGEDDKMLSTGPTVQDSQSSGGAGTGGCYWLKGRAYSDIGTLAWMITLSDGLHNFIDGLAIGASFTASVFQGISTSVAILCEEFPHELGDFVILLNAGMSIQQALFFNFLSACCCYLGMSFGILAGNRFSPNWIFALAGGMFLYIALADMFPEMNEVSREEEEAGGSGSLLTFAIQNAGLLTGFAIMLLLTIYSGQIQLG from the exons ATGACACTGAGACAATCCAATGGCTGCAGAAAGCTGACCTTGACCCTTTGCCTGACCCTGACTCTGGGCCTGCTGCAGTGGCCAGTAAGAGATGTTAGTGGTCAGGATGGACTATCTCCTGCTCAAGTCCTTCAGGAACTGCTGACACGCTATGGCGACAACACTACCATCTCTGTTCCCCAGCTTCGATCACTCTTAGTGCGGTTAAATGAAGGACAAAGTGAAGACCACAACATACAAACACAGCCCACAAAAACCAATGCATCCAAG TGCTTGGCAGCAGAAACTCTGGCAGTGTATGGGATGAGTGAGCAGTCCCAAATAGATGGACGAGGCCTACAGGACATCTGCCCCACCATGATACAGCAGCTGGACTCACAAGCATGCAAGACCCAACAGGACCAAGAGTCTGAGGCCAGTCCCAGACCCTCCTATGCAGAGG TGTGGGGTTATGGTTTCCTGTGTGTGACAGTGATATCTCTGTGTTCACTGGTCGGGGCAAGTGTGGTTCCCTTCATGAGGAAAACCTTTTATAAGCGGTTGCTGCTGTACTTCATAGCCCTGGCCATTGGTACTCTGTACTCCAACGCCCTCTTTCAACTAATCCCAGAG GCGTTTGGATTTGATCCCATGGAGGATTATTATGTGTCCAAGTCTGCTGTTGTGTTTGGAGGATTCTACCTGTTCTTCTTTACAGAGAAAATCCTGAAGATGGTCTTGAAACCAAAGGACAGG GAAGGCCATGGCCACAGTCACATCCCTGCAGAGCACTATGCCAACTCTAATGGTGACTTGGAGGATGGCATGATGGAAAAGCTGCAGAATGGAGAGGCTGGAGGACCGGCCTTACCCAGAGCAGAAGGAGACGCTAGAGGGGTCGGAGAAGATGACAAAATGCTAAGCACAGGACCTACAGTACAG GACTCTCAGAGTTCAGGTGGTGCTGGAACAGGTGGATGCTATTGGCTGAAGGGCCGGGCATACTCTGATATCGGTACTCTGGCATGGATGATTACTCTGAGCGATGGTCTCCATAATTTCATAGATGGCCTGGCTATCGGGGCCTCCTTTACTGCCTCTGTGTTTCAGGGCATCAGTACGTCAGTGGCAATTCTGTGTGAGGAGTTTCCACATGAGTTGG GTGATTTTGTAATCCTGCTAAATGCTGGCATGAGCATCCAGCAGGCTCTGTTCTTTAACTTCCTGTCGGCGTGCTGCTGCTATCTGGGCATGAGCTTTGGCATCCTGGCTGGAAACCGCTTCTCTCCTAACTGGATCTTTGCTCTAGCTGGGGGCATGTTTCTCTATATAGCACTGGCTGATATG TTCCCAGAGATGAACGAGGTCAGTCGTGAGGAAGAGGAGGCAGGAGGAAGTGGCTCTCTTCTCACTTTCGCCATCCAAAACGCAGGGCTGCTCACGGGGTTCGCCATCATGCTTTTACTCACCATCTACTCAGGACAGATACAGCTTGGATAG